The sequence CAGTATGGTTAAGCTACTGTACTATAATGGTCATGGAGTCGAAAGAAGAGCTCATCAGGACGGCCATAGCACAGCTCCTGCAGGTTGCCGGGAAATACTCCCGTATCGAGCAATTGCCCATTGCTGTTGACAGGGATACCGAAGTGACCACCAGGGAGGCGCACGTGATACAGGCCATAGGCGAGCGCGGAGAGATGAATGTCACGAACCTGGCAAACCGTTTCGGCATCACGAAAAGCGCTGCGTCGCAGATGGCGGCAAAACTGACAGGAAAGGGTTTTGTCGAGAAAAAACAAGCTCTCCACAGCGGCAAGGAGTTTTCGTTATCCCTGACGGAATTGGGATGGCGCGCGTTTAGAGCACACGAAACGTTCCATGGCAAGGACCTAACGGACCTCATAGCGCGCCTGAGCACCTTTTCTCTGTCCCAGATAGCGACGATATCGGTCATGCTCGAGTCGATCGGCGCCGTAATGGACGAGCGCCTTTCCCGGTCGCCAGAGGAATAGCAAAAAATTTTGGACTAATAGTTAAGCCACTTAACTAACGAACGAGGTCATGATATGTCGAAACTCAGAGATTCCCTGATCGATCTCTCCACCAAACGCTACAAACTGGTCGCCCTTGCGGTTGCCCTTTTCACCATCATCACCGGGGCCTTCCTGCCATCGGTCATGATCGACACGGACCCCGAGAACATGCTGGAGAAGAGCGAACCCGTCAGGGTCTTCCACAATGAAAGCAAGGCGGAGTTCGGCCTCAGCGAGACCATCGTTCTCGGCGTCGTCAACGAACACGACCCTGACGGAGTGTTCAACCCCTCCACCCTGAAACGCATCTACGAGCTTACCGAGTACGCGAAGACCCTTCGTTGGGACGACAAGGGGCGCTCGTCGGGCGTCATTGAGGTGGACATGGTGGCGCCCTCCCTTGTGGACCACATGGCGCAGAACGGCCCGGGTTCGATACGATTCGAATGGTTGATGGCTCGTC is a genomic window of Syntrophorhabdus sp. containing:
- a CDS encoding MarR family transcriptional regulator, which produces MESKEELIRTAIAQLLQVAGKYSRIEQLPIAVDRDTEVTTREAHVIQAIGERGEMNVTNLANRFGITKSAASQMAAKLTGKGFVEKKQALHSGKEFSLSLTELGWRAFRAHETFHGKDLTDLIARLSTFSLSQIATISVMLESIGAVMDERLSRSPEE